One genomic window of Arvicola amphibius chromosome 4, mArvAmp1.2, whole genome shotgun sequence includes the following:
- the Aga gene encoding N(4)-(beta-N-acetylglucosaminyl)-L-asparaginase gives MARKSNRPLRLLPLVLGIALAQGSSLLPLVLNTWAFKNATAEAWRILASGGSALDAVENGCAVCEREQCDGTVGYGGSPDELGETTLDAMIMDGTTMDVGAVGGLRRIKNAIGVARKVLEHTTHTLLVGESATKFAESMGFTDEDLSTSASKALHSDWLARNCQPNYWRKVIPDPSKYCGPYKPSGVLEKENTAYKEVDIHGHDTIGMVVIHKTGHTAAGTSTNGLKFKIPGRVGDSPVPGAGAYADDMAGAAAATGDGDILLRFLPSYQAVEYMRRGDDPSIACQKVISRIQKYYPEFFGAVICANVTGSYGAACNKLPTFTQFHFMVYNFLQNQPSEEKVDCI, from the exons ATGGCGCGGAAGTCGAATCGGCCTTTGCGTCTCCTTCCGTTGGTGCTGGGCATCGCCCTGGCTCAGGGCTCCAGCCTCCTGCCCCTGGTCCTCAACACTTGGGCTTTTAAGAATGCAACGGCTGAAG CATGGCGGATATTAGCGTCTGGAGGTTCTGCCCTGGATGCAGTTGAGAATGGCTGCGCTGTGTGTGAGAGGGAACAGTGTGATGGCACAGTGGGCTACGGAGGAAGTCCTGATGAACTTGGGGAAACCACCCTGGATGCCATGATCATGGATGG CACCACCATGGATGTGGGAGCAGTAGGAGGCCTCAGAAGAATTAAAAATGCAATTGGAGTGGCTCGGAAAGTCCTGGAGCATACAACACACACGCTTTTAGTAGGGGAGTCAG CCACCAAGTTTGCTGAAAGTATGGGTTTTACCGATGAGGATTTATCTACCAGTGCCTCAAAAGCTCTTCATTCAGACTGGCTTGCTCGGAATTGCCAGCCAAATTATTGGAGA AAAGTTATACCAGATCCTTCAAAATACTGTGGACCCTACAAACCATCTGGTGTCTTGGAGAAGGAAAATACTGCCTATAAAGAAGTGGATATCCATGGTCATGATACTATTG GCATGGTTGTAATCCATAAGACGGGACATACCGCTGCGGGCACATCTACAAAtggtttaaaattcaaaataccaGG TCGTGTAGGAGACTCACCAGTACCTGGAGCTGGGGCCTATGCTGATGACATGGCTGGGGCCGCTGCAGCCACGGGGGACGGCGACATACTACTGCGCTTCCTGCCTAG CTACCAAGCTGTAGAATATATGAGAAGAGGAGATGACCCATCCATAGCTTGCCAGAAAGTGATTTCAAGAATTCAGAAGTATTATCCGGAATTCTTTGGGGCTGTCATATGTGCCAATGTGACAGGAAGTTATG GTGCTGCTTGCAACAAACTTCCAACATTTACTCAATTTCATTTCATGGTTTATAATTTTCTACAAAATCAGCCAAGTGAAGAAAAAGTAGACTGCATCTAA